The following are encoded together in the Eubacterium sp. 1001713B170207_170306_E7 genome:
- the rapZ gene encoding RNase adapter RapZ, protein MKTIIVTGLSGAGKSQAIQILEDLGYFCVDNLPPKLIKTFIELCENTGAEIEKLALVTDIRGDIFSEAFQNSLINFKGGSKDIEMLFLEADDETLITRYQESRRKHPLTGIAGSLSESIRLEREKMSTFRQEADYVINTTDMSNKELKATLEKILQSESSEAFTQVNIASFGFKYGLPMSADFVFDVRFLPNPFYKKELRSKTGEDQEVRDYVMSFEEAREFYKKVEDLIEFVIPQYRKVGKEHLEVAFGCTGGQHRSVTFAYLVEEAFRKKGYLTKISHRDITKDREAN, encoded by the coding sequence ATGAAAACTATTATCGTCACAGGTTTATCAGGAGCAGGAAAATCACAGGCCATACAGATTTTAGAAGATCTGGGCTATTTTTGTGTCGATAATCTTCCGCCAAAACTGATTAAAACCTTTATCGAGCTGTGTGAGAATACCGGCGCCGAGATTGAGAAGCTGGCGCTGGTAACCGATATCCGCGGGGATATTTTCTCAGAGGCCTTTCAGAACTCCCTTATCAATTTTAAGGGCGGCAGCAAGGACATTGAAATGCTGTTTCTGGAAGCCGATGATGAGACGCTGATCACCCGCTATCAGGAATCAAGGAGAAAACATCCCCTGACAGGCATTGCCGGGAGCCTTTCCGAGTCCATCAGGCTGGAAAGAGAAAAAATGAGCACCTTCAGGCAGGAAGCCGACTACGTGATCAATACGACCGACATGAGCAATAAGGAGCTGAAGGCAACACTAGAAAAAATTTTGCAGTCAGAGAGCAGCGAAGCCTTTACACAGGTCAATATTGCCTCCTTTGGTTTCAAATATGGACTGCCCATGAGTGCGGATTTCGTTTTCGACGTCCGCTTTCTCCCCAATCCATTTTATAAAAAAGAACTCCGCAGCAAAACCGGTGAAGACCAGGAAGTACGCGATTATGTCATGTCCTTTGAGGAAGCGCGCGAATTTTATAAAAAGGTCGAAGATCTGATCGAATTCGTCATTCCCCAGTACAGAAAGGTCGGGAAGGAGCATCTGGAGGTTGCCTTCGGCTGCACGGGTGGACAGCACCGCTCGGTCACCTTTGCCTACCTTGTCGAGGAGGCTTTCCGGAAAAAAGGCTATCTGACCAAGATCAGCCACCGCGACATCACGAAGGACCGGGAAGCCAATTAA
- a CDS encoding gluconeogenesis factor YvcK family protein, with translation MEMKEYIREFTLKDIVTVRNPKVVALGGGTGLSVILRGLKKYTNRLTAIVTVGDDGGSSGMLRQDLGILPPGDIRNCILALADDENVMQSLFNYRFTEGGLEGHNFGNLFLAAMNGISNDFYDAVRRTSDVLQIKGRVLPVTLDDMTLNATLDNGETVVGESQIPKAVCEKSCRIKKIFLKPDKIEPLEETLEAIKVADIVIIGPGSLYTSVIPNLLVGGIESAIKENRGRKFYVGNIMTQPGETDGYTQYDHVRAIEAHQKIKERRLFQYCVFNSGDLPDYVARQYEKYNSEKVAIGEMLPEYQYVTDDFIIVENGRIRHDADLLARRIFEAYVNSK, from the coding sequence ATGGAAATGAAAGAATATATCAGGGAGTTTACCCTGAAGGATATCGTCACCGTCCGTAACCCCAAGGTGGTTGCACTGGGCGGCGGGACGGGCCTGTCCGTTATTCTGAGAGGCCTGAAAAAGTATACCAACCGTCTCACGGCCATTGTAACCGTGGGAGACGATGGCGGAAGCTCCGGAATGCTGCGGCAGGATCTGGGCATTTTGCCGCCAGGCGATATAAGGAACTGTATTCTGGCGCTGGCTGACGATGAGAATGTTATGCAGTCCCTGTTCAATTACCGCTTTACCGAAGGCGGGCTGGAGGGACACAATTTTGGAAATCTGTTCCTGGCGGCCATGAATGGCATCAGCAATGACTTTTACGACGCGGTCCGGCGCACCTCAGACGTTCTCCAGATCAAAGGGCGGGTACTGCCCGTTACCCTGGATGATATGACGTTGAACGCTACCCTGGACAATGGCGAGACCGTTGTGGGTGAGTCGCAGATACCAAAGGCCGTTTGTGAGAAGAGCTGCCGGATTAAAAAAATCTTTCTTAAGCCAGATAAAATCGAGCCCTTGGAAGAAACACTCGAGGCCATCAAAGTAGCTGATATTGTCATTATCGGGCCGGGAAGCCTTTATACAAGCGTCATTCCCAATCTGCTTGTGGGTGGGATTGAGTCGGCCATCAAGGAAAACAGAGGGCGTAAATTTTATGTGGGAAATATCATGACCCAGCCTGGGGAAACCGACGGCTATACCCAGTATGACCACGTCCGTGCCATTGAGGCGCACCAGAAAATAAAAGAGCGCAGGCTTTTCCAATACTGTGTTTTTAACAGCGGTGACCTGCCCGACTATGTGGCGCGACAGTATGAAAAATACAACTCCGAAAAAGTGGCAATCGGCGAGATGCTGCCGGAATACCAGTACGTGACCGATGATTTTATCATCGTGGAAAACGGAAGAATCCGCCACGACGCGGACCTTCTGGCAAGACGGATTTTTGAAGCTTATGTAAACAGTAAATAA
- the whiA gene encoding DNA-binding protein WhiA codes for MSFSSMIKKDLSALEPESDGCARAELSGMIASTAVIEVGEKSRMSLSFKTENPAVAGRIFKLMKRLYSVAPEVFIRKTRKFKEHRYYTVGLEENDTVQRVLKDTRILRHNAKGQIFFTNEVPGLFLSKQRYMKSYIRGVFLACGSISNPEKTYHLELVCRQKTYLNSIRELLEQYDIKASLITRKGSCVLYMKESESVAGFLNVIGAHKALLEIENIRIIKEMRNGVNRQVNCETANMNKTAAAAYEQIDNILLIKEKTGLHKLPKNLFEMAEVRLNYPELTIKELGEKMDPPVGKSGVYHRLKKLNQMAEELRNSGE; via the coding sequence GTGAGTTTTTCATCAATGATTAAAAAAGACCTCAGCGCTTTGGAGCCTGAGTCCGATGGCTGCGCCCGGGCGGAGCTGTCCGGTATGATCGCTTCCACGGCGGTGATTGAGGTCGGAGAAAAATCCCGGATGTCCCTGAGCTTCAAGACCGAAAACCCAGCTGTGGCAGGGCGGATTTTTAAGCTGATGAAAAGGCTTTATAGCGTTGCGCCAGAGGTATTTATCAGAAAGACCAGGAAATTTAAGGAACACCGCTATTATACCGTTGGACTTGAAGAAAATGACACGGTTCAGCGGGTGTTAAAGGATACGCGTATCCTCAGGCATAATGCCAAAGGACAGATTTTCTTTACCAATGAGGTACCCGGCCTTTTTTTGTCAAAGCAGCGCTACATGAAAAGCTATATCCGGGGGGTGTTCTTGGCCTGTGGGTCCATCTCAAATCCTGAGAAGACCTATCACCTGGAGCTGGTATGCCGCCAGAAAACCTATCTGAACAGTATCCGGGAGCTTTTGGAGCAGTACGATATCAAGGCGAGCCTGATCACAAGAAAGGGAAGCTGTGTTCTCTATATGAAGGAGAGCGAGAGTGTCGCCGGATTTTTAAATGTCATCGGTGCCCACAAAGCTTTGCTGGAAATTGAAAATATCCGCATTATTAAAGAAATGCGAAATGGCGTCAACCGCCAGGTCAATTGTGAAACCGCTAATATGAACAAAACCGCTGCGGCCGCCTACGAGCAGATTGACAACATTCTCTTGATCAAGGAAAAGACCGGGCTGCATAAGCTGCCCAAAAACCTCTTTGAGATGGCAGAGGTCCGGTTGAACTATCCAGAGCTGACAATTAAAGAGCTGGGAGAAAAAATGGATCCCCCGGTAGGAAAATCCGGCGTATACCACCGTTTGAAAAAGCTCAATCAAATGGCAGAGGAGCTTCGGAACAGCGGAGAATAG
- a CDS encoding bifunctional UDP-sugar hydrolase/5'-nucleotidase yields MKPRKSLIILTTNDLHGALVSSPGVIGADYTAALKKYYKDALLLDAGDAIQGSALAALSKGRDVITLMNAAGYDAMAAGNHEFGYGFDTLVANARRADFPILSANSFRDKKTLLAGEAYSRGHKINNGAYTLLKRQGITIGIFGLTTPETANGAGQEEPKEMRGIRFKSPLHISRETIKKLKELGADIIICLAHLGIDPGSAPENQSVGLAEALGENSGLDIIIDGHSHSVFEEKRINGILLQQSGSGAQRIGKITIDPETHETSGVFLEAETVRKSCRPDKKVARLADRLVNGYAAKLSPVVAQIRTTLWGGTVNGINEARIAETNLGDVITDAMADAARERFKNQMTGSCIFEAVPVIALHNGGGIRASLHPGQITAGDCLDVLPFGNRIYFREATPKILYQALENGVSRVRGQNPETGRIIGAGGGFP; encoded by the coding sequence ATGAAACCCAGAAAAAGCCTGATTATTTTAACCACCAATGACCTGCACGGCGCGCTGGTAAGCAGCCCCGGGGTTATCGGTGCAGACTATACCGCAGCCCTTAAAAAATACTATAAGGATGCCCTTTTGCTGGATGCCGGCGATGCCATACAGGGCAGTGCGCTGGCAGCCCTGAGCAAGGGCAGAGATGTTATTACGCTGATGAACGCAGCCGGCTATGACGCCATGGCCGCCGGAAACCATGAATTTGGCTATGGCTTTGACACACTGGTCGCAAACGCGCGCCGCGCCGATTTTCCCATTCTTTCGGCCAACAGCTTTCGGGACAAAAAAACATTGCTGGCCGGAGAGGCTTACAGCCGCGGTCATAAAATCAACAATGGCGCCTATACTTTACTAAAAAGGCAGGGAATCACCATTGGTATCTTTGGCTTGACGACGCCGGAAACAGCCAACGGGGCAGGACAGGAAGAACCGAAGGAAATGCGGGGAATCCGTTTTAAAAGCCCTCTGCACATCAGCCGGGAGACCATTAAGAAATTAAAGGAGCTGGGCGCAGATATTATTATCTGTCTGGCCCATCTTGGAATAGACCCCGGCAGCGCGCCGGAGAACCAGAGCGTCGGGCTTGCTGAAGCCCTGGGAGAAAACAGCGGGCTTGACATCATCATCGACGGGCACAGCCACTCCGTATTTGAGGAAAAGAGGATCAACGGCATTCTTTTACAGCAAAGCGGAAGCGGCGCCCAACGGATCGGGAAGATCACCATTGATCCCGAAACACATGAGACGAGCGGGGTCTTTTTAGAGGCGGAGACTGTCAGAAAAAGCTGCAGGCCAGACAAAAAGGTGGCCCGACTGGCAGACAGGCTGGTAAATGGCTACGCGGCCAAGCTGTCGCCTGTGGTGGCACAGATCCGGACAACCCTGTGGGGCGGTACAGTCAACGGGATCAATGAAGCCCGGATTGCCGAGACCAATCTGGGAGATGTGATAACCGACGCCATGGCAGACGCGGCCAGGGAACGCTTTAAAAACCAGATGACCGGCAGCTGTATTTTTGAAGCGGTGCCGGTCATTGCGCTGCACAACGGCGGCGGCATCCGTGCCAGCCTTCACCCGGGACAGATAACCGCCGGAGACTGCCTGGATGTGCTGCCCTTTGGCAACCGGATCTATTTCCGGGAGGCAACGCCAAAAATCCTGTATCAGGCATTGGAAAATGGCGTGAGCCGCGTCAGGGGACAGAACCCGGAGACTGGCAGAATCATTGGAGCTGGCGGCGGCTTCCCCTAG
- a CDS encoding glycogen/starch/alpha-glucan phosphorylase: MAITNKNTKHQVKTKDAFKKAFIKKVEEVSGEDFSESTTRNQYEALAELVMEEITAEWAVNNSRLHKMEEKQIYFFSIEFLIGRLLKAYVNNLGWDNMVEETLDELGVDYEALQAEEHDPALGNGGLGRLMACFLDSTAALGFPGHGNGIRYKYGLFEQKIINNEQVEVADIWLKNGYPFEIVKPDKAVVVKYNGDVRAEEVNGKMQFIHENYDPVLAVPYDIPVKGYRNDTVNSLRLWSAKPVEDFDLSTFNQGHFLKAMQRKSEAESISQILYPSDHGFEGKLLRLKQEYFFVCAGLKRIVRRYKKHNHGSMDGFPDKICIHINDTHPALCVPELMRILVDEEGYDWDVAWNMTIKSISFTNHTVLPEALEKWPIDMVQKLLPRVYQIIEEINRRFINDMNWFYPDQVDRNYSMAILKDGQVHMAHLAIIGSHSVNGVAELHSKILREETFKDFYAVFPERFTSVTNGVTQRRFMMGSNPGLKTLLDDTIGTDWKKPGNMCSLEALLPYAEDAAFCQKLGDIKHANKERLAKYIKETQGIILNPDSIFDVQVKRIHEYKRQLLNILHVILTYNQLRSNPNADMVPKTYIFAGKAAPSYVYAKEVIRLINVVADRVNNDPLVKDKLKVVFVPNFNVSVAEIIYPAAEISEQISTAGKEASGTGNMKFMMNGALTLGTMDGANVEIAEAVGMDNIFTFGLSDTEVYNYNTHGGYRSLEVYESDSRLQEILGQLINGFFGESAGFQMIYDSLLLHNDTYFVLKDFAPYVDIQDIASNVYRDQKQWQKMSTINIAHSGIFSSDRSIEDYEKRVWKVK, from the coding sequence ATGGCAATTACAAATAAAAATACAAAGCATCAAGTAAAGACAAAGGACGCCTTTAAAAAGGCCTTCATAAAAAAAGTAGAAGAAGTCTCCGGCGAAGACTTCAGCGAGTCCACCACCAGAAACCAGTACGAAGCGCTGGCAGAGCTGGTGATGGAAGAAATCACAGCCGAGTGGGCTGTAAACAACAGCCGCCTGCACAAAATGGAGGAAAAACAGATCTACTTTTTCTCCATCGAGTTTCTGATTGGCCGTCTGCTGAAAGCCTACGTCAATAATCTGGGCTGGGATAACATGGTCGAGGAAACTCTGGACGAGCTGGGCGTTGATTACGAAGCCCTACAGGCCGAGGAGCATGACCCGGCGCTGGGCAACGGCGGCCTTGGCCGTTTAATGGCCTGTTTCCTGGACTCTACGGCAGCGCTTGGCTTCCCGGGCCACGGCAATGGCATCCGCTATAAATACGGTCTTTTCGAACAGAAAATCATTAACAATGAGCAGGTAGAGGTGGCGGATATCTGGCTCAAAAATGGCTATCCTTTTGAAATTGTAAAACCGGACAAGGCCGTTGTGGTTAAATACAACGGGGATGTGCGCGCAGAGGAAGTAAACGGAAAGATGCAGTTTATCCATGAAAATTACGATCCGGTTCTGGCAGTTCCCTATGATATTCCAGTAAAGGGCTACCGGAACGATACGGTCAATTCACTGCGCCTATGGAGTGCCAAACCTGTGGAAGACTTTGACCTGTCTACCTTTAATCAGGGGCATTTTCTCAAAGCCATGCAGCGTAAATCAGAGGCGGAATCCATCAGCCAGATCCTGTACCCAAGCGACCACGGCTTCGAGGGCAAGCTGCTGCGCCTGAAGCAGGAATACTTTTTTGTGTGCGCAGGCCTCAAGCGGATCGTACGCCGTTATAAAAAACACAATCACGGCTCAATGGACGGCTTCCCGGATAAAATCTGTATCCATATTAACGACACACACCCGGCGCTCTGTGTGCCGGAGCTCATGCGGATTTTAGTGGACGAGGAAGGCTATGACTGGGATGTTGCCTGGAATATGACCATCAAATCCATCAGCTTTACCAACCATACCGTGCTGCCCGAAGCGCTGGAAAAATGGCCCATCGACATGGTGCAGAAGCTGCTGCCCCGTGTTTACCAGATCATCGAAGAAATCAACCGCCGTTTTATTAACGATATGAACTGGTTCTATCCAGATCAGGTAGACCGCAACTACAGCATGGCGATCTTAAAGGACGGACAGGTTCACATGGCACATCTGGCCATCATTGGCAGCCATTCTGTCAACGGTGTGGCAGAGCTGCACAGCAAGATCCTGCGCGAGGAAACCTTCAAAGATTTTTACGCCGTGTTCCCGGAACGCTTTACCTCGGTCACAAATGGCGTAACCCAGCGCCGGTTTATGATGGGCAGCAACCCGGGCCTCAAGACACTGCTGGATGATACCATTGGTACAGACTGGAAAAAGCCGGGTAATATGTGCAGTCTGGAGGCGCTTCTGCCCTACGCAGAGGACGCGGCCTTCTGTCAGAAGCTGGGAGACATCAAGCACGCCAACAAGGAACGTCTGGCGAAATATATCAAGGAAACCCAGGGCATTATCCTGAATCCAGATTCCATTTTCGACGTACAGGTCAAGCGTATCCATGAATACAAACGCCAGCTGTTAAACATTCTGCACGTTATTCTGACCTACAACCAGCTGCGCTCTAATCCGAATGCCGATATGGTGCCCAAAACCTATATATTTGCGGGTAAGGCAGCGCCATCCTATGTGTATGCGAAGGAAGTTATCCGCCTGATCAACGTGGTTGCAGACCGTGTCAATAACGACCCGCTGGTCAAGGACAAGCTCAAGGTGGTTTTTGTACCAAACTTTAACGTATCCGTTGCCGAAATTATTTATCCGGCTGCCGAAATTTCAGAACAGATCTCAACCGCCGGTAAAGAAGCCTCCGGTACCGGTAATATGAAATTCATGATGAACGGCGCGCTGACGCTGGGTACCATGGACGGCGCCAATGTCGAAATCGCCGAGGCAGTGGGAATGGACAATATCTTTACCTTTGGTTTGTCCGATACAGAAGTGTACAATTACAATACCCACGGCGGCTACCGCTCATTGGAAGTTTACGAGTCCGATTCACGCCTGCAGGAGATCCTCGGACAGCTGATCAATGGCTTCTTTGGCGAAAGCGCGGGCTTCCAGATGATTTATGACTCACTGCTGCTTCATAACGACACCTACTTTGTTCTGAAAGATTTTGCCCCTTATGTCGATATCCAGGACATTGCCAGCAATGTCTATAGAGACCAGAAGCAATGGCAGAAAATGTCCACCATCAATATTGCCCACTCCGGTATTTTCTCAAGCGACCGATCCATCGAGGATTATGAAAAACGGGTTTGGAAAGTTAAATAA
- a CDS encoding SDR family oxidoreductase, giving the protein MKKIFPERFNNQVIVLTGAARGIGRATAIRAAKEGAKLVLADRLEREGSEVLAAIKADGGEAVFLCLDLSVEENAQKMVNEAVRIYGQINIAINNAGVMGNPDPVHALTKQQMDYTMANNFYSVFYSCKYELQQFMRQGKGGAIVNNASIAGLTGLPGNPAYVASKHAVNGLTKNLALDYAGFGIRVNSVNPAGTDTPMVKEAYEFVIQKQKEAQASGASEQDSQSMAGQKTESMLRREALAEEQAASILFLASDDASHMTGEIVATDGGWTSF; this is encoded by the coding sequence ATGAAGAAAATATTTCCGGAACGTTTTAACAATCAGGTCATTGTGCTGACAGGCGCGGCGCGGGGCATTGGCAGGGCGACAGCCATAAGAGCGGCCAAAGAAGGCGCGAAGCTGGTTCTGGCAGACCGTCTTGAAAGAGAAGGCAGTGAAGTGCTGGCCGCCATAAAGGCAGACGGCGGCGAAGCGGTTTTTCTTTGTCTGGATTTATCGGTCGAAGAAAATGCGCAGAAAATGGTAAATGAAGCCGTGAGAATCTATGGTCAGATCAATATCGCCATCAACAATGCCGGCGTGATGGGGAATCCAGACCCTGTGCACGCGCTCACAAAGCAACAGATGGATTACACCATGGCCAATAATTTCTATTCCGTTTTTTACAGCTGTAAATACGAGCTTCAACAGTTCATGAGACAGGGAAAGGGCGGCGCGATTGTTAATAACGCCTCCATCGCTGGCCTGACCGGTTTACCGGGAAACCCGGCCTATGTGGCATCCAAACACGCAGTCAATGGATTGACCAAAAATCTGGCGTTGGATTATGCCGGCTTCGGTATCCGCGTCAATTCCGTCAATCCAGCAGGGACGGATACGCCGATGGTAAAGGAAGCCTATGAATTTGTCATACAAAAACAGAAAGAAGCCCAGGCAAGCGGCGCCTCGGAGCAAGATAGCCAGTCTATGGCAGGCCAGAAAACCGAATCCATGCTCAGGCGTGAAGCGCTGGCAGAAGAACAGGCCGCCTCCATTCTGTTTTTAGCGTCCGACGACGCAAGCCATATGACCGGGGAAATTGTCGCCACTGATGGCGGCTGGACATCATTTTAA